The following proteins are co-located in the Limanda limanda chromosome 5, fLimLim1.1, whole genome shotgun sequence genome:
- the paxx gene encoding protein PAXX isoform X2 — protein sequence MEDVKPSSYCTVLDGRSQSKYLCYTHRRNALFYICLTDAADVWSTEYTEDTLKEFRQKFALKSTEDYILKLRSACVTGDVSVVVHDTRAELQVSSGSTDLSVSLSRLQGPQATEELKELLFRMADSLTQLDSKVRSPAPSSLKNRQRNHTEFEPRQQQNCGPSVTVKRRAPGASLINPGTKKKMQATGVAFDEADDD from the exons ATGGAGGATGTGAAGCCGTCGTCGTACTGCACTGTGTTGGACGGGAGGAGCCAGTCCAAGTATCTGTGTTATACACACCGGAGAAATGCACTGTTTTATATTTG tctgacagatgctgcagatgtttggaGCACAGAGTACACAGAGGACACCTTGAAAGAGTTT AGACAGAAGTTTGCCTTGAAATCTACAGAGGATTATATTCTCAAACTCAG GTCTGCCTGTGTTACTGGGGACGTGTCTGTCGTGGTACATGACACCAGGGCAGAGCTCCAGGTGTCCTCAGGGTCAACTGACCTGAGTGTGAGTCTGTCCAGGCTGCAGGGCCCACAGGCCACAGAGGAActgaaggagctgctgttcAGGATGGCAGACAGCCTCACTCAGCTTGACAGTAAAG TTAGATCCCCGGCACCCAGTTCACTAAAAAATCGTCAGAGGAATCACACAG AGTTTGAGCcccggcagcagcagaactgtgGTCCATCAGTGACGGTGAAGAGACGAGCTCCAGGGGCGTCACTCATCAACCCAGGAACTAAAAA AAAGATGCAAGCGACTGGCGTGGCCTTTGATGAAGCAGACGACGACTGA
- the LOC133002367 gene encoding perforin-1-like — translation MASSLLLLLLLLYSLTVAVAQLRLFNLRASDLHSNILGTPDAYVKVFCGSADLGETSVRNNNPNPWWEEEFTHFKAQQNDILRLEVHDSDFLFDDLVGVCQRQIKLGTHEHDCYLERGGTLHYSYTLGAGHQA, via the coding sequence ATGGCCTCcagtcttcttctcctcctgctgctcctgtacAGTCTGACTGTAGCTGTAGCCCAGCTCAGGCTATTCAACCTGCGTGCGAGCGATCTGCACTCTAACATCCTGGGAACCCCAGACGCCTACGTCAAGGTGTTTTGTGGCTCTGCCGACCTTGGGGAGACATCTGTTcgcaacaacaaccccaacccCTGGTGGGAGGAGGAGTTCACACATTTCAAGGCCCAGCAGAACGACATACTTAGGCTTGAGGTTCACGACAGTGACTTCCTCTTTGATGACTTGGTGGGAGTCTGCCAGCGTCAGATCAAGCTGGGAACCCATGAGCACGACTGCTACTTGGAGAGAGGTGGCACCCTCCATTACTCATATACCCTTGGTGCAGGTCATCAGGCCTGA
- the paxx gene encoding protein PAXX isoform X3, translating into MEDVKPSSYCTVLDGRSQSKYLCYTHRRNALFYICLTDAADVWSTEYTEDTLKEFRQKFALKSTEDYILKLRSACVTGDVSVVVHDTRAELQVSSGSTDLSVSLSRLQGPQATEELKELLFRMADSLTQLDSKEFEPRQQQNCGPSVTVKRRAPGASLINPGTKKKMQATGVAFDEADDD; encoded by the exons ATGGAGGATGTGAAGCCGTCGTCGTACTGCACTGTGTTGGACGGGAGGAGCCAGTCCAAGTATCTGTGTTATACACACCGGAGAAATGCACTGTTTTATATTTG tctgacagatgctgcagatgtttggaGCACAGAGTACACAGAGGACACCTTGAAAGAGTTT AGACAGAAGTTTGCCTTGAAATCTACAGAGGATTATATTCTCAAACTCAG GTCTGCCTGTGTTACTGGGGACGTGTCTGTCGTGGTACATGACACCAGGGCAGAGCTCCAGGTGTCCTCAGGGTCAACTGACCTGAGTGTGAGTCTGTCCAGGCTGCAGGGCCCACAGGCCACAGAGGAActgaaggagctgctgttcAGGATGGCAGACAGCCTCACTCAGCTTGACAGTAAAG AGTTTGAGCcccggcagcagcagaactgtgGTCCATCAGTGACGGTGAAGAGACGAGCTCCAGGGGCGTCACTCATCAACCCAGGAACTAAAAA AAAGATGCAAGCGACTGGCGTGGCCTTTGATGAAGCAGACGACGACTGA
- the LOC133002429 gene encoding perforin-1-like — translation MASSLPLLLLLLCSLTVAEAQLRLFNLQASGLPSDIFGITDGYVKAFCGSASLGVTSIRDNDPNPWWEEEFSYPKAQQNDILRLEVHDEDLIFDDLLGVCQLSIKPGTHEHDCNLEKGGTLYFAYSLN, via the coding sequence ATGGCCTCcagtcttcctctcctcctgctgctcctgtgcaGTCTGACTGTGGCTGAAGCCCAGCTCAGGTTGTTCAACCTGCAGGCAAGTGGTCTTCCCTCTGACATCTTTGGAATCACAGACGGCTACGTCAAGGCATTCTGTGGCTCTGCCTCTCTGGGTGTGACATCCATTCGTGACAACGATCCCAACCCCTGGTGGGAGGAGGAGTTCTCCTACCCCAAGGCCCAGCAGAACGACATACTGAGGCTGGAGGTTCACGATGAGGACTTGATCTTCGATGACCTGCTGGGAGTCTGCCAGCTTTCGATCAAACCAGGAACCCATGAGCACGACTGCAACTTGGAGAAAGGTGGCACCCTCTATTTCGCCTACAGCCTCAACTGA
- the paxx gene encoding protein PAXX isoform X1 encodes MEDVKPSSYCTVLDGRSQSKYLCYTHRRNALFYICLTDAADVWSTEYTEDTLKEFRQKFALKSTEDYILKLRSACVTGDVSVVVHDTRAELQVSSGSTDLSVSLSRLQGPQATEELKELLFRMADSLTQLDSKVLDVFCQPPLVRSPAPSSLKNRQRNHTEFEPRQQQNCGPSVTVKRRAPGASLINPGTKKKMQATGVAFDEADDD; translated from the exons ATGGAGGATGTGAAGCCGTCGTCGTACTGCACTGTGTTGGACGGGAGGAGCCAGTCCAAGTATCTGTGTTATACACACCGGAGAAATGCACTGTTTTATATTTG tctgacagatgctgcagatgtttggaGCACAGAGTACACAGAGGACACCTTGAAAGAGTTT AGACAGAAGTTTGCCTTGAAATCTACAGAGGATTATATTCTCAAACTCAG GTCTGCCTGTGTTACTGGGGACGTGTCTGTCGTGGTACATGACACCAGGGCAGAGCTCCAGGTGTCCTCAGGGTCAACTGACCTGAGTGTGAGTCTGTCCAGGCTGCAGGGCCCACAGGCCACAGAGGAActgaaggagctgctgttcAGGATGGCAGACAGCCTCACTCAGCTTGACAGTAAAG TGCTGGATGTGTTTTGTCAACCCCCTCTAGTTAGATCCCCGGCACCCAGTTCACTAAAAAATCGTCAGAGGAATCACACAG AGTTTGAGCcccggcagcagcagaactgtgGTCCATCAGTGACGGTGAAGAGACGAGCTCCAGGGGCGTCACTCATCAACCCAGGAACTAAAAA AAAGATGCAAGCGACTGGCGTGGCCTTTGATGAAGCAGACGACGACTGA